The Tetrapisispora phaffii CBS 4417 chromosome 16, complete genome genomic sequence CCCTTACAAATGTTATTGTTGTATTACTAACGATTGCATTATCTTTTATCATTCCTGGAATAGATTTGAACAAGCCAATTGATGGAAATTATACAGTTTTAATTGGTTTTCCTATTgtatataaacaattacTACCAGAAACATCTATCTTCGATTTAAAGAATGTTCCACTGATATCTAAGAACTTCAGATTCAAGTTATTACctatttttgttatttgcACAGTTACTTTAATTCAGATACTGTGGCTGCATCATTTTGCTCAATTGATAAGCATATGGCTAACATTTATATCCACTTGGATGTATTTAAGATTCTTCCAATTGTTACCTTTATATGGTACAGATGCATCAAACagtgaaaatattttgaggGGTGATTCTTCAGATACATTTCAATTTATCTATCTATTCCCTGATATTGTCAAACCTATTTTGAGACCTGTATTTTCATATGTGTACGAAGTCTTCTGTATTAAACTGAGATTAATCCGTCCTTTCGAAACTACTGATATAGATAAAGGTAATTCAGTTGCTGAACAAAGAGGTGCAAAACCAATTGGTACGCCATCTACTGAAGCGAATGAGAGGCGTAAACAGAAGGCTCTGGAAGTATTGCAAG encodes the following:
- the TPHA0P01150 gene encoding uncharacterized protein (similar to Saccharomyces cerevisiae YOL107W; ancestral locus Anc_3.76) → MKFDSRFLTVDIPDSFWKLQKLPTAIRIITLLAILLSGCLFIIRMRSIVNIKPGEGESIDNVAFPIFQMVPSKLKYLPFSIFLSNFVDTSGWKFIVNFCNLTIGGSYIERNWGSSKEMFKFLLVLGTLTNVIVVLLTIALSFIIPGIDLNKPIDGNYTVLIGFPIVYKQLLPETSIFDLKNVPLISKNFRFKLLPIFVICTVTLIQILWLHHFAQLISIWLTFISTWMYLRFFQLLPLYGTDASNSENILRGDSSDTFQFIYLFPDIVKPILRPVFSYVYEVFCIKLRLIRPFETTDIDKGNSVAEQRGAKPIGTPSTEANERRKQKALEVLQERMV